From the Juglans microcarpa x Juglans regia isolate MS1-56 chromosome 7D, Jm3101_v1.0, whole genome shotgun sequence genome, the window TACTTTTAtgaacgattttttttttcacgaatcgaattcgattcgagtttaaccgaaTGAGTACCGAGCCGATTATCAAATAGGCTgatttatttacaatcttaaacGTCGTGAATCACTGCGAGTCGTGTAATAATTTTAAACCAACGACCCGTCAGACAAACGATGCTGTTTTGCATGGGAAGAACGACAACCGTTTGTTTCATTTAGCTCGTTGCACAAAATCCCATTCAAATATTCGCAGTGTCGGAAGAAGTAGGTCTCTGAGAGTCTGAAGTCTGAACATGGCGAGCATCGGCGAAAGCTCCAGTGCTCCGCCAAACTCCACGGACGACAAGCCGGTCATCGTTAGGGTTAAGCGCAAAGCTTCTCAGTCTCCCCTCGACGCTTTCTGTGAGTTAGGGTTTCCCTTCGACTTCTCAATTTCAATCTCTGTGGCCCTGGAATTTGGTTCATTTCTTTATAAACTTGCCGATAACAATTGAAACTAGGGTTTATGTATAATGGGGATGCTTGTGTAATATAGGGCTTGAAATCAATGAGAGGCCGCTGAAGCGTCCgttattggattttgagaatcTATCAATCTCCGATTCATCTGGGAAAGGTGCTTCCTTTACTCATTTACCGCTTGCATTCCGTTTCCCTTCAACTTATTTTTGTTCGGGATAAAGAAAACTATGTATTTCCCGATGCATTGTTATTTTCGAATTCAGTATTTACTTATAACAAAAATTTTCGAAttcagtatttttctttttgaagcaATGGTTCCAAACGGAGTGTGGAAACTGCAAATATTTGGACACTAGTGAGGAGAATTTTCTAATTCGATCAAATCAAACTTTACAATAAGacataatttttcttgatcttatATGTTCGTACCCCCGCGCGCGCGCATTAATATTTACGGCCGTAAttctgaattttattttattttgtgtcaGAGGAATTAAAGACTCAGAAGGTTCTGCTACAGCATGTGGAGACAATAAGCAGCTCTGAGGCGATCATTGATGTTGTCCAGTCATTTGTGGTCAGTCTGGCAATTCCCGTATTGGTTTCTAGTTCTCTTCTTTTGCTATTCTGTTCATTTATGCATTTGACAGTGCAATATGTCGTGTAATTCTCATCGTTTCATgaacttttgaaaataattatggCTGTCCTGATAATCCACTGTTTCTTTAGGAGCCTAGTTCTGCTGATGCATCTATAGGTAACACAAAGGGTGAGCAACGACGGCACACTTTTAAGAAGGAACATGTATGCTCTCTCTCCCCCGGACACAACACATTTCGCATGGCTGTTCGAACCACACTTTTAGCTCACTCAAATATGATTGAAGATAGAAgttgcttgtttttcttttttttttttcaaatatattttaacgcATTTTACTTCCAATCTATTGGTCAGGAAAGACAAGACCGGCTGTTGTCTAAAGCTAGACATGAACAGGAggtatttttttcattagaaaaatataatttttcacgATTTACTTGCATAAAGTCCATTCATGTTTGTCAAATAAAATCTGAACGATACTTGATTATAGAACTATGTACCACatagctttttgttttttaagtttttattttctgtatcACATCTCTGAGTACTATAAATgatatctttctttttatttctcttcatgTTAAATTTTCCTATGAATCATGTCTGCTCTTTCATGTCAAAACCGTGCATTTTAActgcttttatattttatttgtggatCTTTATCAATTTGATTCTTATCACAACTTGCTTAGAGTCAGAGGCATCCCGGGACACAAAATAGTGATAAGACCTATTTTGACAAGAATTTCTAGTGGCTTTTTGTTCTGATGCTTCATTCTTTCCCCGTGCAAAGTTcatgttattattttcttaatgccAAAAATAGATTGTTGTGCTGAACATAAGCTGATGAGACTACAACTATGTTGAGTTCCATTTGAAACTGTAGAGCATCCAGTTTTCCTCGTTGAAAGTCAGAAAAGATGATGCATATGCAGCCTTCTTGAACCATATAATTTTCATTAGATAGAATATAAAGTTCTCAATGTTTTTGGCTTGGCTTGAGATTCACTTGGTGGAGGCTTGTTCAGATTATTTACAAAATCATGTCATAAACTGAATTCTGTTTAGATCTTGTTAATTTCTCAAGCCAAGCACTGGCAGAAAATTTGTTGACCTGTTTGGCTCTCAGTGCATAAAAATTACCAAGCTAAATGGTCAGATTGTGCTCATTGTAAATGAGGTCTTTTTGGAAATTGATTTTGTGAGAAATAAGAAAAGTTCTATTCGGTTTTGAGTCGTATTGTTTTCTAAAGTCAACTCTCAGCATCTCACTACCCTTTTGGTTTTAGTTTTAATacaaaacaagttttttttttttttaaagtaaaaatataattcaaataattcaaaacaAGGTGGCTCTGAATGTATAGAGAtcagttttttgaatttttctcgTCTGGGCTTCTGCTACTGTCTTCAATTCAGCTAGTTTTAATGTGGTGTAGCAGAAACAGTGTGTTGCACAGGAAAGAGCTGTGTCCTTCCACAACTAATACCTAATGTAAATTATCACACCTTTTCTCTCATTAGAAAAACAAAGATAATCCTTCTATTACAATGATGATCAATGTATAGCAGGAAAATTATTGATCATGGAAAGGAAAGATATTGGCAAAGCAGGAAATAAATCAAATGGTTTGCAAAACAGGAAATAAATGAAATGTTCTGCTGTTCCTATAATTCAGCAATCAAAATGGTGCTAATGAGGAAGAGTAGCAATGAGGGAGATAGTTTCGCTGGTGCCTTGTTGGAGACCAAATCTTCCACTGCTTCGTTAAGTCTTTTAGAGAATGACCACAAGCAGTTGCTATGTTAATTTGTACTTGTGTCCTTCATCAATTCTCGCCCACTTAAAAGGGAACTCGTCTTCGAGTTATTGTTGGCGTACATACGTTCGTCCGAGGGACGATATTTGAACAAGTCTGCAACGTTAAAAGTGGATGGACATGTTTTCAGGGAGCCAATTATGTAGGCATTATCAttaatatcattaatttttatcaGGATCTGGAAAGAACCATATTTCTTGTTTTGCAATTTTCTGTAAGTGCCAGTTGGAAAACGACCCTTGCATAGATAGACCATCACCAAGTCACccttttgaaatattttgacTCGCCTGTGTTTGTCCGTGGTGATCTTTTATTTGCCATTAGCTTGCTCTAGGCTGCTGCGTACTTTTGATTGTACCTTCTGGATCCTTTTGGCCATGTTTTCAGTTGTTGTGCTTAGTCCAGGAAGTTTTGGGAGGGGAACCAAGTCAAGGGCATGCCTGAGAGGTTGGGTGTtgacaatttcaaaaggtgCCTTTCCTGTTGAACGGTTACACATGCTGTTGAAGGCAAACTCCACCCGTGGAAGGTTTAAGGGATGTTTggggaatgaaatgagatgagaattctgtgaataatagtgaaatgatttgtgaatagtagtgaaatgatttgagttaagatgttttattgagttttgcaaaattagagaaaaagttgaaaaaaatattataaagttaaaatattgttggaatattatttttgttttggaatttgaaaaatttgtattgttttttgtgttttgtttggaagtttgagatcGTTgtaagatgaaaaagttaaaaatttgaaattgaaaagtcattgtatttgagtgatgtttgggaaagaaatgatgagaaattttgagatgagatggtttgtgttcCTAAACAAGGGCTAAATCCCATTGCTTCGGTTTATCACTTGAAACACACCGAAGCATATCGCCTAATGTTTGGTTGGTCACCTCGGTTTGAGAAAGGTCCCAAACTTTTTCCACATAGGTAATGGACTTCTGAACACCATGTAAATGaacctctttaaaaaaaagattagccACATTTGAGGCATCTGACGTCTTCTGACATGGAATGAAATGGGCCTTTTTAGAAAATCGATCAACAATTACGAAGATAGAATTCGCACCTTGAGTTTGTGGTAGTCCAAGCATAAAATCCATACACAAATCTTCCCAGATGTTCTTAGTATCCAGATGTTCTAGCAATGGTGTATATAGCCCGGTGTTTTGCGATTGACCCTTCCCTACCTAACACACAAGtcacctttgcacaaacttaCCCACATCAAGTTTTAGTTAGGGCCAAAAGTAACGTTCAGTAGACAAGGATATGGTTTTAACCCGTCTCACACGACCTCCTAACCCTCCCCCATGCAGCTTACATAGGATTTGTTCTCATAAGGATGTTTGGGGAATGCAAAGTTGGTTCCCACAAAAAAGGTATCCATCCCTCTTGGATATGGAAGTCGGAAACTGGTTTCCCCATCGAACACATGTTCCAAATTTCAGCAAAGTCCAAGTCGTCAGCATATAAGTCCTTAAGTTGTTCAAACCCAATGATTTTTGCTCACAATGTCACGAGCAATGATGTACGCCAGTTAAGGGTGTCGACCACCTTGTTCTGCTGTCCCAATTTATGCTTGAGTACCATGGTGAATTTTTGCATAAATCCGATCTAGCTTGCATGCATCCGACTTAAATTGCTCTGTGTGTTTATGAACTTCAAGGCATGGTGGTCACTATAGAGGGCAAACTCACGTTGGATCAAGTACTTTTCCCAATGTTTTAGAGATCTGATGACCGCATAAAACTCCAGTTCATATGTAGTCCATTTTTGTCAGGAGTCATTAAATTTTTCACTGAAAAACTTGATAGGCCGACCCCTCCTGAGAAAGGAAAGCACCAATGTTGATTATGGAAGCATCACACTCGACCTCAAAAAGTTTCTTGAAACTGGGTAGAGCAAGGACTGGCGCTATGGACAACTTTTCTTTAGTGATAGTAAAACTGATCTCCATGAAAGCTACGGGCTTGACTAATGGTGGTGGGTCTCAGCCACTCTTGAATGGCACGAACCTTTGCCTCGTCTACATGTATACCTTCAACACTCACCCCAAATCCGAGAAATAACAACTTGCTACTTAGAAAGGTGGTGTTCTTTAAGTTAACATATAATTTGTTGGCAAGCAAAAAGGGCAGAACCTCCCTTAGGTGTGACCCAAGTGATCAATCTCATTTTGGCTCTAAGAAGAATATTGCCGAAACAGACCACAACAAATTTGCCAATGAAAGGCTTAAGAACCTGGTGCATGACGCGCATGAAAGTGTTTGGTGTGTTTGAGAGGCCAAACAACATCACTAACCACTGGTATAAGCCTTCCTTAGTTTTGAATGTTGTTTCCACTCGTCTCTAGGCTGAATTCTAATTTGGTGATATCCACTTCAcaaatcaatttttgaaaagatGTTGGACCCTGTAATCATATCCAACATATCAGTCAATTGAGGAATGAGAAATCAGTATTTTACCGTGATTTGTTGATGGCGTGGCTgtccacacacatcctccaactcccatccttctttggtgAATAAAGATGGTACAACACACGGGCTCATACTTTCCTTGATTAAACCCTTATGGATGAGTTCTCCCGATTGGTTTTGCAGAATCTGGTGCTCATTGGGACTCGTGTGATAACGTGGAAGGTTCGGTAGGCTCGCTCTTGGGATCAAGTCTATGTGGTGCTAGACATCTTACATGTGGGATGAGTTCCTCAAATTCAGTTATGAGGTACTGCACTTGTGGAGGTATGTTAGGTACTTCAACAATTCCATCCTCTTTCACCACTAGTTTCCATACTTCCCCAGCTTCTTTTGCATCCTCCATGAATTGATCCTTGTTTACGGTTAGAAAGGTGTTCTATTCTGCATACATAGGTTTGGGGGTCTTGTCCCTTATGGGTACTAGCACTCTTTTTGGTCCATGCCACCAAAATGAATAAGCATTGTCATGTCCCTTGTAAGTGGCATCTACATTGAACTGCCACGATCGCACGAGCGGTATATGGCAAGCATCCATCTTGATGACATTGCATGTTGCTTAATCTTTGTAAAACTTCCCTATAGAGAAAGGAACATAACATAGGCTAGTTATCTGTGTCTCAACCCCCTTTCGAATCCAACTGATCTTGTAGGGATGTGGGTGTCTCTTTGTCTTTATCTCTAATGCAGCCACAAGGGCTCTTGATACAATATTCTCGCAGCTGCCGCCATCTATTATTAGATTACACACTTTATTGTTGGAGGGATGCTACTCATTATCTCACACCACATAccttacatatttaaaaaaaatattttattttattttattttattcttattaaactaattcagttgttctactcatcatccatacactacatacttattataggaaaaaagaaaaaaaattaaaagatatgtggtgtgtggggtgataagtagaattatttttattgctgATAGTGTAGCAGGTCTTGAACATAGAGTGCCTTTGGGTCTTGTCCTCAAGCTTTGGTGCGAGCAACACTCGTTGGATGACATAGTTTACTAGTTCCCCTTCATCACCCTCTACAAGTTCCTCGGCCTCTTCATCCTCACTGTCTTCCTCCTCTTTCGGgtccttttcttctccttcaatTACATGGACTGACTGACGAGTGGAACACTCATTGGAGCGATGCCCTGGTTGATTGCACTGAAAAAACACTTCCTCGACATGGGTCTAATGTATGGGTTATTGCTACCACTCCCTGATTGCGACGTTGAAATAGTTGGTGCCTTCAGGTTTTGATTACTTCTACTTCCATTTTGTAGCGTTAGATGAGGGTGGTTGCGAATTATTGGGCCATGAGTGCTGACCACCTTGGTTTGTTGGGTAAAAGTTGATGTACTTGGTGGTGGTTGAGCTAGTTACATCTCAATTTTCATGGCTAAGTTGATAACCTCAGACAGAGTCCAAACGGTATGCAACGAGACCTTGTCCTGGATGGCACGGCATAAGCCTCCCATGcaccttacaattttctaacccTCGGTCTCGGAGAGGTTATATCGAGAATTCAGTCGATAGGATTATTCTGTGTACTCATTGACAATCCTCATCCCCTGTTTGCAATTTTGATATTGCTGGTACATGATTTGTTCGTAATCTGGAGGGAGAAATCTAGCCCTCATCAATTGATTCAATTTATCAATTGTTTCATTTTCGGCCATGCACGTACTGGTTTGTGCCTTGTCTCCTTCTATTGTTCTGCGTCTGCTCCCACCAAGCTGATGCGCCCTACGTAATTTATAAGCCACTAGTTTCACTTGTTGCGCCTTTGGGATTTGCATATAATCGAAGAGATTTTCCACTTCTAGTAGCCAATCGAGAAAACTCTCGACATGGAGGTGGCCGTTAAAACACGGTAGATCAATTTTAATTCTAAAGTTGTTATTGTTGTCTGGGGCCCTCTTGTTACCTAGGTCTTCTCCAATGTAGCCTTCAAGTTCTTCATCACTAGATGAACCATCATGTGTTTGGTTTCTTTGCCATGGTATGAAACCACGACCTCCACCTGGGCGGTCTCAATCTCCTCCATTATCTCGATTCCTGTAACCACCAACATGGACATCAGTGATGGCTCTTTGGATTTCCTGCAGCATGCGTTCAATCCCTTCAAATTGTGGCTggttttaatgattttgtgaATGGATGGCTGCCCATATGGCTTGTACTCCACGATCTTCACCTTGGGAGTGGTTGCCGTCGTCGCTTGCCATTGAGCCAGGCAGAATCTTGCTTTGATCCCAAATTGGCGCAGCGGAAACAGTGTTGCACAGGAAAGAGCTGTGTCCTTCCACAACTAATACCAAATGTAAATGATCACATCTTTTCTCTTATTAGAAAAACAAAGATAATCCTTCTATTACAATGATGATCAATATATAGCAGGAAAATTATTGATCATAGAAAGGAAAGATATCGGCAAAACACGAAATAAATCAAATGGTTTGCAAAACAggaaataaatgaaatggtCTGCTGTCCCTATAATTCAGCAATCAAAATGGTGCTAATAATGGTAGAGTAGCAATGAGGGAGATAGTTTTGCTGGTGCCTTGCTGGAGACCAAATCTTCCACTGCATTGTAAAATTTTCTAGAGAATAACCACAAGCAGCTGCTATGTTAATTTGTACTTGTGTCCTTCTCTAGCTCCTgacttgtaactaggtgttctctTTCCTAttcttcctgtgtacttgggctacgcctatttacttgattctataaaattttatttacttataaaaaaaagattttttttatatggctCAATTTGGTAAAAAATTGTAATCTAATGTGTGTTCTGTGAACTTACTCTTGCTCAATTCCTTTTCTAGCACAACTGTCTTTCAAACTATTTCTTCTTTTAGGTCTTAGCAAAAAATGCTCGCTTTGAACAAGTATGGAGAAGCAGAAGAGGAAACAAAGAGGCAATGCATGATAAAGCATTAGATGGAATGTGTCGGTTTTATGATGTTGTCCGTGTTGATGGTGAGGAAAGATCCAATAAGGTGGAACTGGAGGAGTAAGTTTCATGATCACAAAATTCCTTTTTCACGTCACATTTGCAACATCTTTGCTGTGCATGATATGATTATCCTTTAATCTTCTTTCAGGGACATGTCTTTGGAGGATCGTAAGCTTTTGTCTAGTTATCTGCCCCTCCTAAGGGAGTTCATTCCATCGGCCGCTTCACAGATTGAATCTGACTTGCATGCTTGCATGTCAAATCAAGGTCGTTTCAGTAACAATATCATGCACTTTATAGATGCCTCTCTATTCTCTACCTTCAGCATTAATTTCTGACTTTGGTTTTAATCTGATTTTCaagttgatgaaaaaaatagaataagttGTTATCATTTCACCATACATGCCTCTCTACCTTCCGAAAGAATGAAATGAATATTATGTACCGTAATAAGAGCTCTTGATTATTATTTCGTTTTTCTTAATCCTTGAACCacttgtaaatttgtaattgtTATTATTTGGTTATTGCACTTTAATGAATCCTTACTCTGTGTTACACATAATCTACAGATGATTACGAATATGACTTTTACACAGTAAGGGATGACATGGACATAGTGAAGGAAGATGCTTCAAACCCATTTCCTCTGTAAGTATCAAATATTCTTGATTTGTTAGTTgcacttattttctttcttccatggttgatatatatatatctttgttcCAGTGTGCAAGTTGATGAAGAGGATTTTTACGATGGGCCCGACGAATCAGATTACGAGACAGACGATTCAAATGGTAAGTCAaaattttcttccttctttatCTTTCTCCTTGAATTCAAAATGCTTTAATTTACTCTTCTGTTGTTCTTTTTGGTTATTCACAGCTGAAGATAATCCTTTAAATGATTATCCAGATGAGATATCTGaaggggaggaggaggaagtAGAAGCGGATAGTGAAGCCTCCGAGAATGAGTCAGAAGAATGTGAAAGTGAGAGTGGAAGTACTACTTCTTTAGAATCTGATGAATTAGACCACCGTGGCATATCAGATGATGCAGAACTATTATGCGACAAGGAGATTTACGATCGCGATGATTTGGAAtgtgatggtgatgatgatgataatgaggaTGGTCATGATGGTGAAGATTGGAGATGGTCTTATCGATGAGCATTGCACACCAGCTTTTATGAATACCCAATCCTGAAGTATTAGCACACAGTTGTTAGGAAGGTTGTATAATGAATTGTTGGGTTTATGAACATATTAGCTTTTTGTAGTATACTTTTAACATGCGCCTAGTAATATCAGTGGTATTATGGACATCGTCCAATTCGTTCATTAAAGAATTTTCGTCCTCCCCACGAATCATTGTGTTTTCTATCAAACTTTTCAGAATTTAGAGTATAAAAAATTCCTAATATGTCTCTAATTATACATCTTTGATGTCTAATCTATGAGATTGTGTTCTAAAGGACTGAAAATAGATGTTTTTGGAGTATATTATAGTTGGAGTGGTTGGTAGCTCGTGCGCATGTGATTTTTATATGAACGAGACGCCAACTTCATTCATTTGAAAAGggattaaatataaatttggtTGATTGGCTTGTTTTGAAGTTAGTTTGTTTCATCTGGCTTTTAAGTAAAGTTGTTATTTTctgtaattacaaaaaaaaaaaaattatttatataattttataacacGAAGTTCTGCACTCTCATTGAAAAATGtaacaaatttaaaacttcgaaataaagtttatttttttaataaatattcagGTCGGTCATTATGTTATCTGGATAGTGATAggttattattatcttattatttatttactacttatgatgtatttacagttttttagttttttatcattttcttttaaatattttttaacattcttaatcattaagaaaaaaaaattttaaaaattttaattttactaatagtcacttccttaactattaattattaagtaaaataaaaaattaaaaaaattaaatacaaaaaaaataataaatagacaGTAGAAAGATAATAATCCTATAATTTTTAATGCATAGTGAATCCTCATGGTTAAATTCTGTCACACGtgtaaataacataaaatttcaatttcaacagaaattaattttttaataattattattattatttttttaaagtgactatATATACTTCACTACGGTAAGTAACTGAATGAATCATAACGTAAATTAcatcaataaattttgtatttaaaagaactaaaaaatggTGCAAATGCCATTGTGACACGTTATTTGTAAGCAGCAGAAGAAGCCAAATGGGAAAGTTGAAACACCTAGCAGCAGAAGTATCTGTTACAATCCACGTGATCAGTCACTCGATATATCCTAGCAACGTGCACGACTTGAACATCTCAGACGCTCTCTGTCTCCTCTTTTGCAGTAGcactgaagaagaaaaagatgcagAGGATCTTCCAAAGCACACTATCTCAAAGAAAATTCTGGCTGCGGCGGCCTCGCTGCCTCTCCCAGCTAGCCCATAACCATACCCAAAACACActcgaagaagaagatgattttCTCGTGCCCAAAATACCCCATTTCGACTACATTCCTCCCCCTTACACGGGCCCATCTGCATCTGAGATCTTGGAGAAGCGCAAGGAGTACCTCAGCCCTTCTATATTGCACTTATACAAGAACCCGGcaagtttttttatatagacaAATATCTCGACacctcattcattcatttctatattcttttatctttatcgGATATGTAGAAACCAATGCAAAATCTTACCTTTTTTCGAGTCTTAAACAAATGGGTGATCTTGAGTGCGAATGATATTTGGTAGTGACAAAGTTTGTATCTTGTTTTACAGTTAAATTTGGTAGATGGGAAAATGCAGTATTTGTATGACGAAAATGGCCGTAGATATTTGGATGCCTTCGGTGGGATAGCCACTGTCTGTTGCGGGCACTGTCACCCGGATGTGGTGGAAGCAATTGTTAACCAGACAAGGCGCTTGCAGCACTCTACAGTTCTGTATGTGCATCATGCCATTGCAGACTTTGCGGAGGCTCTGGCGGTTAAGCTGCCCGGAGATCTCAAGGTAACTAGTTGGTCCAATTTTTATGTCTGTTCTTATTTGCGCTGTGGTTTGATATGCACTTTGGAGTTTGGATGACCATTCAGGTTGTTTTCTTCACAAATTCCGGGACTGAAGCGAATGAGCTGGCTTTAATGATGGCACGGTTGTATACGGGCTTCCATGATATCGTTTCGCTCAGAAATGGGTATCATGGGAATGCGGCTGGGACAATGGGGGTCACTGCTCAATCTAATTTCAAGTTTAATGTTGTTCAGGTATATTTTCACAATTGGATGAGTCCTGATTTTTACTGATTTCTCTTGTTATATTGGTGTAAAATGTACGTTGTAGCCTATAAACCTGATTTTCACAATCATTAGACTCCATTATGTTTATGCCAACAGACTGGAGTTCATCACGCCCTGAATCCTGACCAGTATCGAGGTGTCTTTGGTTCAGATGGAGTGAAATATGCTAGAGATGTTCAAGACATCATTGACTATGGAACTTGTGGTCGCGTGGCTGGCTTTATTGCCGAAGCCATACAGGTAATGGTGCAGATAAACCAATACCAGATGCAATAAGCACACATACAGACACATAAACATGCTTAAGTGGGATTCTAAGTGATAGATGATTGTTCATTTCTAAGTGATGTTTCCATGCTTGACAGGGAGTAGGTGGAATTATGGAGTTGGCTCCAGGTTATCTGCCAGCCGTCTATAATTGCATTAGAAAAGCAGGGGGCCTTTGTATAGCTGATGAGGTTCAGTCAGGGTTTGCTCGTATAGGCAGTCATTTCTGGGGTTTCGAAGCACATGATGTTGTGCCTGATATTGTGACCATGGCAAAGGTAGTTCCTCCTTACCACCATTTGCATTTCCTCCCTCTCCAGTGCTTTGGGAGTAAATGGAAGCCCCCAAGTATAGCATGTTTCTTGTGATATTGCCTGACAATTTTTATGATGTAGAAAGTATTTACGCTGCATATACGAATGAGTACCAGATAAAATTGTTATGTTGTGAGGTACTTCAATATAGTAATGTGGAAGAGAGACGTCTAAGGAAACCTAAACTTATCTTCGGCAAATTGTACCATTCATACAGTTCAGATCATGATTAAAGAATGTGTGTGACTCTTTGCCATTATCAACATATTATACCGCCTGATTCTGCTACATGCAATTATTAGCCAATCATGCAATTGCTCAAAGTAAAGATCTATTAAACATGGGATGGGAGAAAATAAACCCAGTTTGTGTCACATGATCACATTGCTTGTTTAGTTCTTCCCCATTGTTCTTCTTGCATAGGGCCAATTGTTTGTTTGCACAAAGTATAGAAACAAtaaattacttgtaaaaaaaaagtatagaaaCAATAATGTAACTTAAAGGAAAACCAACTTCACACTGCTTTCATCTAccgtaaaatattttagaattatacATCATATTCTTGGACTTTCTTTAGATGAGCCATTTGTGATTCcctgtgaaaattttaaatgcactTCAAATGCTGGGTGTGCAATGCTTATTGGTTTTAGAAGTTGAGCCTCCACCTATTATGGAATTGGAAATGGCATCGCCACTGGTGCAGTGCTTATTAGTTTAAATGGCATTTGTGGTTGACGGACAATTATATGCACTGTAAATTATGGTTGTGCAATGTGGattggtttaaaaaatttagtctTCTCCTTTTATGGTTTCTTCAGGGAATTGGAAATGGCATTCCCATTGGTGCAGTGGTGACAACTCCTGAGATTGCAAAGGTCTTGACGGGCCGCACTTATTTCAACACCTTTGGGGGAAACCCTGCCTGTACTGCTGGTGCTCTAGCTGTTCTGAAAGTAATTGAGAAGGAAAAGCTCCAGGAGAATGCATTTGTTGTGGGGTCACATCTTAAAGAGTGTCTTACTTCCCTTAAGGAAAAGCATGAAAGTATGGTTCTCTTCCAT encodes:
- the LOC121238951 gene encoding RNA-directed DNA methylation 4; this translates as MASIGESSSAPPNSTDDKPVIVRVKRKASQSPLDAFWLEINERPLKRPLLDFENLSISDSSGKEELKTQKVLLQHVETISSSEAIIDVVQSFVEPSSADASIGNTKGEQRRHTFKKEHERQDRLLSKARHEQEVLAKNARFEQVWRSRRGNKEAMHDKALDGMCRFYDVVRVDGEERSNKVELEEDMSLEDRKLLSSYLPLLREFIPSAASQIESDLHACMSNQDDYEYDFYTVRDDMDIVKEDASNPFPLVQVDEEDFYDGPDESDYETDDSNAEDNPLNDYPDEISEGEEEEVEADSEASENESEECESESGSTTSLESDELDHRGISDDAELLCDKEIYDRDDLECDGDDDDNEDGHDGEDWRWSYR
- the LOC121238923 gene encoding alanine--glyoxylate aminotransferase 2 homolog 2, mitochondrial-like; amino-acid sequence: MQRIFQSTLSQRKFWLRRPRCLSQLAHNHTQNTLEEEDDFLVPKIPHFDYIPPPYTGPSASEILEKRKEYLSPSILHLYKNPLNLVDGKMQYLYDENGRRYLDAFGGIATVCCGHCHPDVVEAIVNQTRRLQHSTVLYVHHAIADFAEALAVKLPGDLKVVFFTNSGTEANELALMMARLYTGFHDIVSLRNGYHGNAAGTMGVTAQSNFKFNVVQTGVHHALNPDQYRGVFGSDGVKYARDVQDIIDYGTCGRVAGFIAEAIQGVGGIMELAPGYLPAVYNCIRKAGGLCIADEVQSGFARIGSHFWGFEAHDVVPDIVTMAKGIGNGIPIGAVVTTPEIAKVLTGRTYFNTFGGNPACTAGALAVLKVIEKEKLQENAFVVGSHLKECLTSLKEKHEIIGDVRGRGLMLGVELVTDHQLKTPAKAEILHIMEQMRELGVLIGKGGFHGNVFRITPPLCFTKEDADFLVGAMDYTMSKM